A stretch of the Aphis gossypii isolate Hap1 chromosome 2, ASM2018417v2, whole genome shotgun sequence genome encodes the following:
- the LOC114124697 gene encoding NADH-cytochrome b5 reductase-like — MMYDPPPERPSESDCCGNGCAECVFDVYDRECARWRRRRRTGRGDGLRRDLLSATKCTPYRIVSARPLGHDDVHAYTFAATPAARGRLPIAYSQHVHVRLADGLDRPYTPVAVADDGCSFDVLVKAHPGGRFTGRLLGMSVDDVVGVRGPYGGVRYDGYDSVVMFAGGTGVAAFVGLMRNALDDDKCETLLRLHYSCKTLDGVLMRKELADCAAYWNCAVHLYLTREHDWSQRSKSFWYNENITEGRISQDCVAKIVDKQQDLKTLWLICGNDEFNRYVFDSLVDHDIKRDDIRLLNNTTKDFEVS, encoded by the coding sequence ATGATGTACGACCCGCCGCCGGAACGTCCGTCCGAATCGGACTGCTGCGGTAACGGGTGCGCGGAATGCGTGTTCGACGTGTACGACCGCGAGTGCGCGCGGTGGCGACGTCGGCGCCGGACCGGCCGGGGCGACGGTCTGCGGCGGGACTTGCTGTCGGCCACCAAGTGCACGCCGTACAGGATCGTCTCGGCGCGGCCGCTCGGCCACGACGACGTACACGCGTACACGTTCGCGGCCACGCCGGCGGCCCGCGGCCGGCTGCCGATCGCGTACTCGCAGCACGTGCACGTCCGGCTGGCGGACGGCCTGGACCGGCCGTACACGCCGGTGGCCGTGGCCGACGACGGTTGTTCGTTCGACGTGCTCGTCAAGGCCCATCCCGGCGGACGGTTCACCGGCCGGCTGTTGGGCATGTCCGTGGACGACGTCGTCGGGGTCCGCGGGCCCTACGGCGGCGTGCGGTACGACGGATACGATTCGGTGGTGATGTTCGCCGGCGGTACCGGCGTGGCCGCCTTCGTGGGTCTGATGCGCAACGCGTTGGACGACGACAAGTGCGAGACGTTGCTGAGACTGCACTACTCGTGTAAGACTCTCGACGGGGTGCTGATGCGCAAGGAGTTGGCCGATTGCGCGGCCTATTGGAACTGTGCGGTCCATCTGTACCTGACCAGGGAACACGACTGGTCACAACGTTCGAAATCGTTTTGGTACAACGAAAACATAACCGAAGGAAGGATATCGCAAGACTGTGTGGCTAAAATAGTCGATAAACAACAGGACTTGAAAACGTTATGGCTCATTTGTGGAAATGATGAATTTAATCGATATGTGTTCGACTCGTTAGTCGATCACGATATTAAACGAGACGACATtcgactattaaataatactacaaaAGATTTTGAAGTATCgtga